TCAGATGTATCTGCCTAAGTTTGTCACTAAAATCTGCAAGAGTTTGAGTACGTTCATTTACCCGCTGTTCTAAATCACTATTTGCTTGGAGTATTTGTTGTCGAGCTTGTTTAATTTCGCTAACATCTCGACAAACATAAATTAAATTAGCTTGGAGAGTAAAAGTTAGTTCTGCACAAAAAGTATGACCGTCGCGATGTCTAGCTAGAACTTCCCCACGCCATTTCCCTTGTTCCATCAGAATCGGAAATATTTCTTGGTCAAATCGAGCTAGTTCTTCAGGTTCGTAGAGAAGGCACCAAGATTTACCAATTAATTCTGGTTTAGCATAGCCAAAAATTTCTGCGTGAGCCTGATTGAGATAAATAAATTTATCATCATTGAGTACTGCAATGCCATCGCTGGCGGTTTCCAATGCCGTTAACTGACGATTTTTTTCTTTTAATGTTTGGTTCAACTGTAGCTGAACTTGCTTGAGATCGTCAATTTGAATAAAGCTAATGACAATGCCATCGTTTTGGCGTTTCTCTGTTTGATAGAGGTTAATGCGCATTAAGAGATAGGAATTGCTGTGCTTAAGCCTAACTTCTAATTTTATGGCTTGTTTGGTTTTAATTACCTCTTCTAATAACTCAGTCAAATTAGGACATTCAATCTTATAAGTAAGTTCTTTTAAAGGACGCTCTATATCTGTGTTGCGTAAAGCGATCGCCTTGGTAGCCGCAGGAGTAAACTTGCGAATCTTTAGCTCTTTATCTAGAAAAATTACCCCAATATCCGTACTTTTGAGCAGGTTATCAATATCGTTATTTACTTGAGTTAGTTCTAAAATCTTGGACTTATATTCTAGATTAACGGTGTGCAGTTCTTCATTAGAGATAGTCAATATCTCATTAAAAGCTTCTTGTTCTTCGTTAATGGTTTCTAATTCTTCTACTAATGCCTGAAGATTTTCGCAAGTCTGCTGTAGTTCGTGTTCCAACTCTAAGATTCTGCGTTGAGCTTTATTGTCAATTTCTAAGTTGAGTTGGTCTGCTTTTGTAAAGTCTGAGGGATTATTAGATTCAATTTCTTGTTCAGACATGGCTATCGGCTATAGATAAAACTGGCGTTGCTGATTACAGATCTGATTTTGCACCCTCGCTTATCTTCCCGAAGAGAAAACGCGACCTTCCCATCCAACATAAATGCGATTTCCTAAAGTGCAGCTTATCTGTAAATCGTGCATCTAAGATAACTTAAAGTCCCCCATTATTGGGAATATTGAGGAAGTAGTTCAAAAGTTGTTTTTTTTTAGTTCTATAATTAAACTCACTCTCTCAACCTGTTTGGGAGCTTGAATTTGCTGATAAAGATCGATTGCATCTTCAAAACACTTCTGGCTTTTGCCGTGCCGATCGCTTTTTAAGGTAATACCCCATTGAACATAGGCTTCTGCAAGGTCGCATTTAGCGGTAATTTGATCGAGTAATTCTATAGACTGCTGATGATAGTTATGAGCGAGGCTGAAGTTACCCGCTTGGCGTTCGATACAGCCTAAACCGATTAAAGATTTGGCTTTTATTTGAGTATAGTGGCTCGATTGAGAAAAGGCGATCGCTTTTTGCCACATTATTTTAGCTGGCTTTAGTTCTTGATGATTAAAAAGTATTTGTCCGAGAATTTGCATAAAATAAGCAAAGCGTCCTGTATTGTAGGTTCGATCTTCTAAATCTACAATTAATCGATAAAGCTTGCGCACAAGATGATTGGGTTCATCGGTAGTTCCCAAATAAGAATTTACCAATGCTAATCCTAAAGCTGCCTTTTCTGACCAAGAATGATGCTTGGTATTGTTAGCCAGAGCGATCGCCTGTTGAAATAAACCTGCTGCGGTAGTTAGTTCCCAAAGGTCGATATGATACAGTCCTAGACTTAAGAGAGAATCGACCTCCAGCATCCGCCAGTAATATAGGTCGTGTTTATTGGCTAAAGTCACAGCAATTGATTGCAGACAGTGTTGGCTGGTGGCAATAGTCTCTTGCTGATGAGAAATTGCCTGATGCACTTTTCCCGTAGTCCAGTATAAATCTCCTAAAATATTATTTAGTTCGCTACGATGGCGATCGTTTTTCACCCTGTCTATAATTTGGTTAATAGCATTTAAGAGCGGTTGAATGATACCCAGGCGATTAAGAGTTGTGCCTAAAGTTAGAAATTGTCCCCATTGGTTTTCTCGACTATAAAGAATAACTTTAGCTGCACTGGCATAATCTTCAGTTGCCGTGTAGTGATAGTATGCTTCTAAAGCAGTTAAGCCATCTTGAATATTATTGATTCGGGTAATACTCTCCGTCAGAAACATCGCAATCTGACAATGGGTTTGTTGCCATTCTGGTTGAGATAGCTGCAACCTCGATTTTGCTTCAGCCTGTACCATTGGATGTAGCCAGTATTCACCCTGAGCAAATTCTAACAAAGAACGATTACGCAGAGATTTGATTACTCTTTGCTGCTTAGTTACATCCCACAACAGACAAAGTAATCCTGGTAAAGTGATTTTGGCTAAATCTTGATAGCGATAACAACCTAAACGGCAAAGCAGCAAATAAGCCTGGGCATCCAAATCTTGCAGACGATTAAATTGGCTGACAACTAAATTTTTTAAATCTGTCTCAACTAAAGGATCGTGACTATTTTCCTGCCAATATTGCTCTAAATCCCCATCATAATCTTCTCGAACAATGCCACACAGGATGCCCATTACCTTGGCATTGCCACCATAGGTTTGATGAATCTGAGCAATTGCTTGATTGTTCGTTTCAATGTGATGTGCCGTAAAATATTGTTGCCAAGCAGCTAAATCTAATCCTGATAAACGATAGTGTTCTAGGTTAATTTCTGCTTCGCACAGGCGATCGCGACTAGTTATTATAGTCACTGAACGTACTTTAGTATCGGCTAAGATTCTCAGTAGCTCAATATAGTCGCGATGAGCGTCAATAAGTTTGCCGTGCCTATCTAAAGCAGGTTCTAGATTGTCAATTAAAATTCCTACCGTGTGCTGTTCTAAATATCGTTTAAATCTGGCTAGGGTAACGCCAAATTCTTTGCCCGATTCTTGATGCAAATCTCGCTGCAACCATTCTTCCACCACACTATCTACCGAAATAATATTGGCTGTCTCTTTTGCCATCAAGACTTCTAAAATCAACTCAAAACCTTGATTAGCTAAAAACTGTTGCGCTAACGTGGTTTTGCCTATTCCTCCTTCCCCTTGTAGTACAATAATTTTGTGATTTTGCTTGACTAAATTTTGGAGAGTGGCGATCGCTTTTTGTCTACCAATAAAGCTAGAATCGCCATTAATCTGGTCAATAGCCACAGCCAAGTTTTCGATATTTTTCTTGTCTGTATTATTTAAAGACTGAAGTTGTCTTTTAATCAAGCTGCGAAAATTATTTTTAGTTACCTTTTTATCCCAGGCTGCCGATAACAATTTCCAAAGTAGCGAACCCGTATCCTTTACGTGTCCTTCTGTACAGCCGTATTCGTCCGCAATTTCCAGATATTTCTGGCGTTGCCAAACTTGAGTAACAATAGCCTGCTGTAGATCATTTAGATGCTTTTGGGTACGATGATAAACTTCTCGATCTACCAAGGCTATTACTGCTTCTATATCCATAGTTAAAGCTATTATAAGCAAGTAATAATTAATATAGTTAAATTTTAGTTTTTTAGGTTTTGCAGTTATTGACGCTTACCTACTTAAATAAACATTTAAATTAAAAATTTATTTTTTGCTAATATTTTTTAATTCTGACTTAGGTGAATACTTCTTAAATATATGCTATTTAGTAAAAGCGCTTA
This DNA window, taken from Pleurocapsa sp. FMAR1, encodes the following:
- a CDS encoding NB-ARC domain-containing protein encodes the protein MDIEAVIALVDREVYHRTQKHLNDLQQAIVTQVWQRQKYLEIADEYGCTEGHVKDTGSLLWKLLSAAWDKKVTKNNFRSLIKRQLQSLNNTDKKNIENLAVAIDQINGDSSFIGRQKAIATLQNLVKQNHKIIVLQGEGGIGKTTLAQQFLANQGFELILEVLMAKETANIISVDSVVEEWLQRDLHQESGKEFGVTLARFKRYLEQHTVGILIDNLEPALDRHGKLIDAHRDYIELLRILADTKVRSVTIITSRDRLCEAEINLEHYRLSGLDLAAWQQYFTAHHIETNNQAIAQIHQTYGGNAKVMGILCGIVREDYDGDLEQYWQENSHDPLVETDLKNLVVSQFNRLQDLDAQAYLLLCRLGCYRYQDLAKITLPGLLCLLWDVTKQQRVIKSLRNRSLLEFAQGEYWLHPMVQAEAKSRLQLSQPEWQQTHCQIAMFLTESITRINNIQDGLTALEAYYHYTATEDYASAAKVILYSRENQWGQFLTLGTTLNRLGIIQPLLNAINQIIDRVKNDRHRSELNNILGDLYWTTGKVHQAISHQQETIATSQHCLQSIAVTLANKHDLYYWRMLEVDSLLSLGLYHIDLWELTTAAGLFQQAIALANNTKHHSWSEKAALGLALVNSYLGTTDEPNHLVRKLYRLIVDLEDRTYNTGRFAYFMQILGQILFNHQELKPAKIMWQKAIAFSQSSHYTQIKAKSLIGLGCIERQAGNFSLAHNYHQQSIELLDQITAKCDLAEAYVQWGITLKSDRHGKSQKCFEDAIDLYQQIQAPKQVERVSLIIELKKNNF